Proteins encoded in a region of the Anopheles aquasalis chromosome 2, idAnoAquaMG_Q_19, whole genome shotgun sequence genome:
- the LOC126571146 gene encoding uncharacterized protein LOC126571146 isoform X6: MGTRNIECRKFSPNIFNKSKCTHCFRQREEHSAAALECNRATRKVSKRGYLFVAPDWDFSNPLYRTKRWQRRWFVLYDDGELTYSVDEHPETIPQAIIDMTKVLEVSTADAITSHPHSIAITAPERVTFVKGTCPEETKWWYNVLVAFPKSKGRHKRNATFPGGQATAILQAQSEQDDIDSGIDSHIESGAAAKCLLLDVSGGGGGGVGASELVRTRDEPKLKDIANTITNVNRWSSPCISDSLSLIAPQHESPQDENTIPTTPLQMRPQSLSIPSSAPAIVSAIVKKIPTSTSGSGGGGGGKTGQGPPAPPITSNNAGLNSSSLLKLKPSQTHERGDPDGDCGMDEAPASYLGKSSEHRVPSSEATDLLHAKKGWLQKQDVRTGDWSKHWFTLRGAALFYYRDPVAEEKGVLDGVLDVNSITSITELPVNKGYGFQLMTWDNHRIVLSTGTINIRNNWINVLKNAAGLPPTTKATLNNNSLGLSNQNDDNFKTLADSPPGGTPVVVTPTSPLEIELIAASEAIEQKQSQQQKKKIKLLQLEKNNNNNNNSHGGGNGLLHHMEGVVPLVGGEDVVDTLVAPRKDVIVHLSSARGGPPKLIEQPLQAPSSQHSATVKDSNSSNSNSNNSSNSNTSSNQPQPKSVVQSPVTPLTPKSLLFSSDSEEYRTASEGGRRDSVGGDWGSPVSPLPPAIPQCAVARTKDRVRTSSSSNATSASNRSLHKRSRSSPPTSRRSTLESGQPLESVSINTVQEEETGLEKELQLRLQAAEKELSMLREETHEREARMSELLTTLERTEQELTRKRELEENREKLMVQLQESRAAGQDIIEQVTHELNKSRETTKELEDRLARGIEENESLYRKLQECGITSPASSICSLVTAASTTAMRTHGGTGSGTKIKRMDSFSDLTFLSEIDPATLDKDMLADEYRELRARFERAVSELKAMKRELKDAHGLYDDLEIGYLTLQKELDRQVEEHGAQSRMMADRIQDMTNKYTAAEKQVRQLKQKMVRSEKRRSLSLKGKESLSIQKELEEKVSELESKIDALEAAGVPIAAKTIGVELATPEVVSPPVSQPAATNSGKPARSSSSSSLTRLRRKSLDSASLSSQPMQVLLRLNNLEKRVDGVQPLAGDLAKRDASDIETASIASTSSTTTAAPCSTPIQKVPEHLMDRLKSLEGVVVSVRELVDQSVQQFHNLRSTRSRRSVSPIADKKDSFRFIERCLSEVAKLLRESCDNCIVQDGCLTSSGSGPTSAVNSVLVLPDSNPIKQALSQLETQLKGKLSDLLKQRRMLRETNGLTQRKDMELLAERIAFESVCFGRLRHALERAENLQEFEERQTKVEVCETIQLMSLLKAKLAGKCAVRPSNSVDVLASVLARKLMLSAGRTSTIRTLSFPPIGTALLDDLVRQQNEVHLIAKRYKTTAMENLAYGLAAETLSYISSSHETVQGAVQEAWRQAQEAVNAELVQSEIAHIMMRNAQRYENSLAPAFGYALSTQERITFETFADAVHEALRREMDAAVAQLTECYEETLAKMKRGQWRLHLEQERKPSESRQLLGEFADIIAHKALIDARVQVLKGDYVPSRQKQPKCGGPQEERVFSVAALKQYENLYTDLTTDLEVTNADDILAEADFNFMYKYFTSEHSLNKAEVKEVSAILNDLERSVVALQSSLQRPESDNGSNDAAAAVVVATALDVDSLRSIHARCVEIQQRIDSLISAAKQLQARSEQCAMLQERLQQATQEHDRELTAVRQEYEQQLEQLQRRIDEQQHRIRTIDSERAELLERLNNERNLLKQKEKELHEVSVRLTRVEAASNEKDKEIEDLLESYDAERKRARTLKDRCEELTESCRKTADEYAELEKERDYLFEEVRKEQEHVRKLEKHLELLETEHAQQIDNLHAAYREQQMANELDSQKDKDDEDSLRSRYQAEIQQLRALCEKGLAAMEASHKRIIHELEEKHQQEIAKLILEKEQALAEETQATLAALDAMKKAHQNEVQREVTRFKQEFLKQFQKGGQPPQTFREKEQELEEVRLEILSLSEKYSMKCVETASLEEKLRIATQQLKCSQQHIQQLDVRNKQLRAHFISNPPEDASSASPPQTSSSVVTPKDTNLFSGNVQQEGELLNVSRSSKRTISGSSSSSSNGGHTSLPTATSANTADSALDLLDRVSECQHLLLNNKKEAHPRLKFTEGAKLGVAPIFSTSTKTTGSSTTGTAIIESVNLASSTNNNRAKVLNSKQLNMNLISGGAPGTGALQQQQSAATTVVVSPTILSLPLITSATLKNSNLLRNTTNGTGGAGPGAANNHSTSNNNNNNNNSHMHNNNNINSSNNNNNNNDNDTMHALKPSTKHCSPPPLDERDVEQQIHRFELEI, encoded by the exons GTGAGCAGGACGATATTGATTCTGGCATTGATTCCCATATCGAATCGGGAGCAG cgGCCAAGTGTTTGTTGCTGGAcgtcagcggtggtggtggcggtggcgttggtgcgTCGGAACTGGTACGCACGAGGGACGAACCAAAGCTGAAGGATATCGCAAACACGATTACGAACGTGAACCGCTGGAGCAGCCCCTGCATCTCCGACAGCCTGTCACTCATCGCGCCGCAACACGAGAGTCCGCAGGACGAAAACACGATCCCCACCACACCGCTCCAGATGCGGCCCCAGTCGCTCAGCATACCATCGAGTGCGCCCGCGATCGTCTCCGCCATTGTGAAGAAGATCCCAACGTCCACGAGCGGCtcgggtggaggtggtggtggtaagacTGGTCAAGGACCTCCGGCACCGCCCATTACCTCGAACAACGCGGGTCTCAACTCGTCTAGtctgctgaagctgaagcctAGTCAAACGCACGAACGGGGCGATCCCGATGGTGACTGCGGTATGGACGAAGCGCCCGCTAGCTATCTCGGTAAAAGCTCGGAGCATCGTGTCCCCAGTTCGGAGGCTACCGATTTGTTGCACGCGAAAAAGGGCTGGCTGCAGAAACAGGATGTACGGACGGGCGATTGGAGTAAACACTGGTTCACACTGCGTGGTGCCGCCCTTTTCTACTACCGTGATCCGGTGGCTGAGGAGAAGGGCGTCCTGGATGGTGTGCTGGACGtgaacagcatcaccagcatcaccgagCTACCGGTCAACAAGGGTTACGGTTTTCAGCTTATG ACCTGGGACAACCACAGGATCGTACTGTCGACCGGCACGATCAACATTCGCAACAATTGGATCAACGTGCTGAAGAATGCGGCCGGTttgccaccgacgacgaaggcaacgctcaacaacaacagcctcgGGTTGAGCAACCAGAACGATGACAACTTCAAAACGTTAGCGGACAGTCCCCCGGGCGGTACACCGGTCGTCGTCACACCGACCTCACcgctcgagatcgagctgATCGCGGCCAGCGAGGCGATCGAACagaagcaatcgcagcagcaaaaaaagaaaattaagctgctgcagctggagaagaacaataacaacaacaacaacagccacggGGGTGGCAATGGGTTGCTGCATCACATGGAAGGTGTGGTGCCGCTCGTTGGTGGTGAAGATGTGGTCGATACGCTGGTCGCCCCTCGGAAGGACGTGATCGTGCATTTGTCGTCGGCCCGCGGTGGACCACCGAAGCTGATCGAACAACCGTTgcaagcaccatcatcacagcaCAGTGCCACAGTAAAGGACAGTAACAGTAGTAATAGTAACAGTAATAACAGTAGCAATAGTAATACTAGTAGTAATCAGCCTCAACCAAAGTCGGTCGTGCAGTCGCCGGTCACGCCGCTCACGCCCAAGTCGCTGCTGTTCTCGTCCGACTCGGAGGAGTACCGGACGGCCTCGGAAGGTGGTCGGCGGGATAGTGTCGGAGGGGACTGGGGTTCACCGGTGTCCCCGTTGCCACCGGCGATACCGCAATGCGCGGTCGCGCGTACCAAAGATAGAGTAAgaacgtcctcgtcgtcgaacGCCACGTCCGCCTCGAACCGAAGTCTGCACAAGCGTAGCCGCTCCTCACCACCGACCTCTCGCCGTAGTACACTCGAGAGTGGCCAACCGCTTGAATCCGTTTCGATAAACACGGTACAGGAGGAAGAGACGGGACTGGAGAAGGAGCTACAGCTACGACTGCAGGCCGCCGAAAAGGAGCTTTCGATGTTGCGCGAGGAAACACACGAACGAGAGGCGCGCATGTCCGAGCTGCTGACCACACTCGAGCGAACGGAACAGGAGTTGACCCGGAAGCGCGAACTGGAAGAGAACCGCGAAAAGCTTATGGTGCAACTGCAGGAAAGCCGTGCAGCCGGCCAGGACATCATCGAGCAGGTCACGCACGAGCTAAACAAAAGCCGCGAAACGACGAAAGAGCTCGAGGATCGTCTTGCCCGCGGTATCGAGGAGAATGAATCGCTCTACCGGAAACTCCAGGAGTGCGGCATCACCAGCCCGGCCTCCAGTATCTGCAGTCTGGTGACGGCAGCGAGCACGACGGCAATGCGCACGCACGGCGGTACCGGCAGCGGTACGAAGATCAAGCGGATGGACTCATTCAGCGATCTAACGTTCCTGTCCGAGATCGATCCGGCCACGCTCGACAAGGACATGCTGGCCGATGAGTACCGGGAACTGCGGGCACGCTTCGAGCGTGCAGTCAGTGAACTGAAGGCGATGAAGCGCGAACTGAAGGATGCCCATGGACTGTACGATGATCTGGAGATCGGCTACCTGACGCTACAGAAGGAGCTCGATCGGCAGGTGGAAGAGCACGGTGCACAGTCGCGCATGATGGCCGATCGGATACAGGACATGACGAACAAGTACACGGCAGCGGAGAAACAGGTGCGGCAGCTGAAACAGAAGATGGTTCGCTCGGAAAAGCGTCGATCGTTGTCACTGAAAGGCAAAGAATCGCTGTCGATCCAGAAGGAGCTGGAGGAGAAAGTGAGCGAGCTGGAGAGCAAGATCGATGCACTCGAGGCGGCCGGCGTACCGATCGCAGCGAAAACGATCGGTGTAGAGCTGGCCACACCGGAAGTGGTATCACCGCCAGTCAGTCAACCGGCAGCTACCAACTCCGGCAAGCCAGCACggtcatcatcctcctcctccctaaCACGACTACGTCGCAAGAGCCTGGACAGTGCCTCGCTGTCCTCGCAACCGATGCAGGTGCTGCTTCGTCTCAACAATCTCGAGAAACGTGTCGATGGAGTACAACCGTTGGCCGGCGATTTGGCGAAACGGGATGCCAGTGACATCGAAACGGCCAGTATAGCCAGTACGAGCTCCACCACGACGGCGGCTCCCTGTTCTACTCCGATCCAGAAAGTGCCGGAACATCTGATGGATCGACTGAAGAGTCTCGAGGGAGTGGTTGTGTCGGTGCGCGAACTGGTCGACCAGAGTGTCCAGCAGTTCCACAACCTTCGCTCAACACGCTCCCGCCGCTCCGTTTCACCGATCGCCGACAAAAAGGACTCGTTCCGGTTCATCGAACGGTGCCTGTCGGAGGTGGCGAAGCTGTTGCGCGAGAGCTGTGACAATTGCATCGTACAAGATGGATGCCTGACGAGCTCGGGATCGGGACCAACGAGCGCGGTCAACAGTGTCCTCGTGCTGCCCGATTCGAACCCGATTAAGCAAGCGTTGAGCCAACTGGAGACACAGCTTAAAGGCAAACTGTCGGATCTACTCAAACAACGTCGAATGTTGCGTGAAACGAACGGGCTAACGCAGCGCAAGGATATGGAGCTGCTGGCCGAACGGATCGCTTTCGAGAGTGTGTGCTTCGGCCGGTTGCGCCATGCACTGGAACGCGCGGAGAACTTGCAGGAGTTCGAGGAACGCCAAACCAAGGTGGAGGTGTGCGAAACGATACAGCTGATGTCACTGCTGAAGGCGAAACTGGCCGGCAAGTGTGCGGTACGGCCGAGCAACAGTGTGGACGTGCTGGCCAGTGTACTGGCCCGGAAGTTGATGCTTTCTGCCGGACGCACCAGCACGATCCGTACACTGTCTTTCCCACCGATCGGTACGGCGCTGCTCGATGATCTGGTGCGTCAGCAGAACGAGGTTCATCTGATTGCGAAGCGTTAcaagacgacggcgatggagaACCTGGCGTATGGGTTGGCCGCGGAAACGCTAAGCTACATCTCGTCCTCACACGAAACGGTCCAAGGTGCGGTACAGGAAGCCTGGCGTCAGGCACAGGAAGCCGTCAATGCGGAGCTGGTGCAATCGGAGATCGCTCACATCATGATGCGGAATGCTCAGCGGTATGAGAACTCGCTGGCCCCTGCGTTCGGTTATGCACTGTCCACGCAGGAGCGCATCACGTTTGAGACGTTTGCCGATGCTGTCCATGAAGCGTTGCGCCGTGAGATGGATGCCGCCGTGGCACAGCTAACGGAGTGCTATGAAGAAACGCTGGCAAAGATGAAGCGTGGCCAGTGGAGGCTACATCTCGAGCAGGAACGTAAACCGAGCGAAAGCCGACAACTGCTAGGCGAGTTTGCGGACATTATCGCGCACAAAGCGCTGATCGATGCGCGGGTGCAAGTGCTCAAGGGTGACTACGTACCGAGCCGGCAGAAGCAACCAAAGTGCGGTGGTCCACAGGAGGAACGTGTGTTCAGTGTGGCTGCGCTGAAGCAGTACGAGAACCTGTACACCGATCTGACGACCGACCTCGAGGTGACGAATGCGGACGACATTTTGGCCGAGGCAGATTTCAACTTCATGTACAAGTACTTTACCAGTGAACATTCGCTCAACAAAGCGGAAGTGAAGGAAGTGTCGGCGATACTGAACGACCTGGAGCGCTCTGTGGTGGCGTTGCAGAGTAGTCTGCAGCGGCCGGAGAGTGATAACGGAAGcaacgacgccgccgccgccgttgtcgtcgcgaCCGCACTCGATGTGGACAGTTTGCGAAGCATTCATGCTCGGTGCGTCGAGATACAGCAACGGATCGATTCGCTCATCAGTGCCGCTAAGCAACTGCAGGCCCGTAGCGAACAGTGTGCCATGCTGCAGGAACGATTGCAGCAGGCTACGCAAGAGCACGACCGTGAGTTGACGGCGGTACGGCAGGAGTACGAGCAACAGTTGGAGCAACTGCAGCGAAGgatcgacgagcagcagcaccgtatcCGGACGATCGACAGTGAGCGAGcggagctgctggagcggcTCAACAACGAGCGCAATCTGTTgaaacagaaggagaaggaactgCACGAGGTTTCGGTACGATTGACACGCGTTGAGGCGGCCAGCAACGAGAAGGACAAGGAGATCGAGGATCTACTCGAAAGTTACGATGCCGAGCGGAAGCGGGCCCGGACGCTTAAGGATCGGTGCGAGGAGCTGACGGAGAGTTGTCGCAAAACGGCGGACGAGTACGCggagctggagaaggaacGGGACTACCTGTTTGAGGAGGTGCgcaaggagcaggagcacgTGCGGAAGCTGGAGAAGcatctggagctgctggaaacgGAACATGCGCAGCAGATCGACAATCTGCATGCCGCCTACCGGGAACAGCAGATGGCTAACGAGCTGGACTCGCAGAAGGACAAGGATGATGAGGACAGTTTGCGATCACGCTACCAGGCCGAGATACAGCAGCTTCGG GCACTCTGTGAGAAGGGATTGGCCGCAATGGAAGCTTCACACAAGCGCATCATCCACGAGCTCGAGGAGAAGCATCAGCAGGAGATTGCGAAGCTCATTCTGGAGAAGGAACAAGCGCTGGCCGAAGAAACACAG gCCACATTGGCAGCACTCGACGCCATGAAGAAAGCTCACCAGAATGAGGTACAGCGAGAGGTGACACGCTTCAAGCAGGAGTTCCTGAAACAGTTCCAAAAGGGTGGCCAACCGCCACAAACCTTCCGCGAAAAAGA acaAGAGCTCGAGGAAGTACGGCTAGAGATTCTGTCCCTGTCGGAGAAGTACTCGATGAAGTGCGTGGAGACGGCTTCGCTGGAGGAGAAGCTACGTATCGCGACGCAGCAGCTTAAGTGCTCCCAGCAGcacatccagcagctcgaCGTTAG GAACAAACAACTGCGAGCTCACTTCATCTCTAACCCGCCAGAGGATGCGTcctcagcatcaccaccacagaCGAGTAGCAGTGTCGTAACGCCAAAGGATACCAACCTGTTCAGCGGGAACGTG cagcaggaaggtgAGCTACTGAACGTAAGCCGAAGCTCCAAGCGGACAAtatctggcagcagcagtagcagcagcaatggcggaCACACTTCCTTGCCGACGGCAACCAGCGCCAACACCGCCGACAGCGCgctcgatctgctcgatcgaGTGTCGGAGTGTCAGCACCTTCTACTGAACAATAAGAAAGAAGCACACCCGCGGTTAAAGTTCACCGAAG GAGCCAAACTAGGCGTAGCACCGATCTTCTCTACCTCTACCAAGACGACCGGCTCGTCCACGACCGGGACGGCCATAATCGAGTCGGTCAACCTGGCCAGCAGTACCAACAACAATCGAGCCAAAGTACTCAACTCCAAGCAGCTCAACATGAACCTTATCAGTGGAGGAGCGCCAGGAACTGGTgcgctgcaacagcaacaatcggCAGCGACGACCGTGGTGGTCTCACCCACAATCCTCTCACTACCCCTCATCACCTCCGCCACCCTCAAGAACAGCAATCTTCTGCGGAATACGACGAATGGCACGGGTGGCGCTGGTCCTGGCGCCGCTAACaatcacagcaccagcaacaacaacaacaacaacaacaacagtcacaTGcataacaacaataacattAATAGtagcaacaataataataataataatgataacgATACCATGCACGCGCTTAAGCCATCGACTAAACATTGTTCGCCCCCTCCCCTAGATGAGAGGGACGTTGAACAACAAATTCATCGGTTCGAGTTGGAAATCTAA